A region from the Thermomicrobiales bacterium genome encodes:
- a CDS encoding cytidine deaminase, with protein sequence MSTKPSEAMVEQLMEAAMRAADRAYAPYSNFPVGAAVLTADGAIVTGCNVENASYPVTNCGERVAICTAVAGGARTITAVAVYAPRVETVTPCGACRQIINEFKPADDELWMIFSSASGPFVVPFSEILPRAFGPRDLQDWGDGPPDWS encoded by the coding sequence ATGAGCACGAAGCCAAGTGAAGCCATGGTCGAACAGCTCATGGAGGCGGCGATGCGCGCCGCCGACCGAGCGTATGCGCCGTACTCGAACTTTCCGGTGGGAGCGGCGGTGCTGACAGCGGACGGCGCGATCGTCACCGGCTGCAATGTGGAAAACGCCAGCTATCCGGTCACCAACTGCGGCGAGCGGGTGGCCATTTGCACCGCGGTGGCAGGGGGAGCGCGCACCATCACCGCCGTCGCGGTCTATGCACCGCGAGTGGAAACCGTGACACCCTGCGGCGCCTGCCGCCAGATCATCAATGAGTTCAAGCCTGCTGACGATGAGCTTTGGATGATCTTCAGTTCGGCCAGCGGCCCATTCGTGGTCCCCTTCTCGGAGATTCTGCCGCGGGCGTTCGGCCCACGTGACCTGCAGGACTGGGGCGACGGTCCCCCGGACTGGAGCTAG
- a CDS encoding serine hydrolase domain-containing protein, with protein MSIPTRIATALEQIDGWIGESGVPGAAAVIWHRGEIVGRRYAGEAQPGIPVDATTLFGLASVTKPMTAATIMTLVESELIELDAPVDRYLPGYASMTSSDDSLRSLRGRITVRQLLSHTSGLPEDLPRGTFGSRAAPTLREITDAMLRQPLWTAPGTELIYSNTGYGILGRLAEAVTGRDFWELTWDNVFEPLELHDTIARPGPELDRRIGRVRDVYGQGRPTESYNSQYWRDLAIPWGGLYGSPDDAVRFAATFLRQGDGFILPALAREMVTDQVHGLKGEVQAARVKWPVASWGLGWEIKGAKAKHWTGNLTSPQTFCHFGAAGTLLWADPTIDLAAAIFANRATFHLWPFVPPRWATLSDALVEAVSN; from the coding sequence ATGTCCATACCTACGAGGATCGCAACAGCGCTGGAGCAGATCGATGGCTGGATCGGCGAATCGGGGGTGCCGGGCGCAGCCGCGGTGATCTGGCACCGCGGCGAGATCGTCGGCCGGCGATACGCCGGAGAGGCCCAGCCAGGCATTCCCGTCGATGCCACGACGCTCTTCGGATTGGCGTCCGTCACCAAACCGATGACTGCCGCGACCATCATGACCCTGGTCGAGAGCGAGCTGATCGAGCTTGATGCCCCTGTGGATCGCTATCTTCCCGGGTATGCCAGCATGACGTCGAGCGACGATTCCCTGCGGTCGCTGCGCGGCCGGATCACCGTGCGCCAGTTGCTTTCACACACGTCGGGACTGCCGGAAGACCTGCCACGCGGCACCTTTGGCAGCCGGGCGGCGCCGACCCTGCGCGAAATCACCGACGCCATGCTCCGCCAGCCGCTCTGGACCGCGCCGGGAACCGAGCTGATCTATTCCAATACGGGATACGGCATCCTGGGCAGGTTGGCCGAAGCCGTCACTGGGCGCGATTTCTGGGAGCTCACCTGGGACAACGTCTTCGAGCCGCTGGAGCTGCACGATACCATCGCTCGGCCCGGCCCTGAGCTCGACCGGCGCATTGGCCGCGTGCGCGATGTCTACGGCCAGGGACGGCCGACCGAGTCGTACAACAGCCAGTATTGGCGCGACCTCGCGATCCCCTGGGGCGGGCTCTATGGCTCTCCCGACGATGCAGTGCGCTTTGCCGCGACCTTCCTGCGGCAGGGGGATGGGTTCATCCTACCGGCACTTGCCCGGGAGATGGTCACCGACCAGGTGCATGGCCTGAAAGGCGAGGTGCAAGCCGCGCGCGTGAAGTGGCCGGTCGCCTCCTGGGGGCTCGGCTGGGAGATCAAGGGCGCCAAAGCGAAGCACTGGACCGGGAATCTCACCTCCCCCCAGACGTTCTGCCATTTCGGCGCGGCGGGGACGTTGCTTTGGGCCGACCCGACGATCGATCTGGCGGCTGCCATCTTCGCCAACCGCGCCACGTTCCATCTCTGGCCCTTCGTCCCCCCGCGCTGGGCCACGCTCTCGGATGCGCTGGTCGAGGCGGTTTCGAATTAG
- a CDS encoding glucosamine-6-phosphate deaminase, producing MAQEPTLVVVEDADEMSRMAAEIVAEVLTVRPTAPISLPTGSTPVGMFDNLIAASRSGELDLTRFQLFCLDEYLGVTLDNPNTLTAWLKRTLIEPAGIPMENVHTLPVDEADAAAAARRYDQSIADAGNLALAVLGIGNNGHIAYNEPGSEADTRTRVIDLTQESIDQAAGYFEGASVPTRAMTVGVGTLLESDRIVLIAAGEGKAEIMRRALREPMSADVPASWLRLVPEQVTIILDEAAASLL from the coding sequence ATGGCGCAGGAACCAACGTTGGTGGTTGTCGAGGACGCGGATGAGATGAGCCGGATGGCCGCGGAGATCGTGGCCGAGGTGCTGACTGTCCGTCCGACCGCCCCAATTTCGCTGCCAACGGGCAGCACGCCAGTCGGAATGTTCGACAATCTGATCGCCGCGTCGCGCTCCGGCGAACTCGATCTCACACGGTTCCAGCTCTTCTGTCTGGACGAATATCTCGGTGTGACGCTGGACAACCCGAACACGCTCACCGCATGGCTCAAGCGTACGCTCATCGAGCCGGCAGGCATTCCGATGGAGAACGTGCATACGCTGCCCGTCGATGAGGCCGATGCGGCGGCTGCGGCCAGGCGCTATGACCAGTCGATTGCCGATGCCGGCAACCTGGCGTTGGCGGTGCTTGGTATCGGAAACAACGGGCATATCGCCTACAACGAGCCGGGATCGGAGGCCGATACCCGCACGCGCGTCATCGATCTCACGCAGGAGTCGATCGATCAGGCAGCGGGCTACTTCGAGGGCGCGTCTGTGCCAACCAGGGCGATGACGGTCGGCGTCGGCACCCTGCTGGAATCCGACCGGATCGTGCTCATTGCCGCCGGGGAAGGCAAGGCTGAGATCATGCGCCGCGCGTTGCGAGAGCCCATGTCTGCCGACGTCCCCGCCTCGTGGTTGCGGCTCGTGCCGGAGCAGGTCACGATCATCCTCGACGAAGCGGCGGCATCGCTGCTGTAA
- a CDS encoding 3'(2'),5'-bisphosphate nucleotidase CysQ: MSESRTPWAPELDVAKAAASAAGAAVMEFYVEQSAEKYVKKDGSVVTDADLAADSIIRSTILNAFPNDALLTEEGADDEARLSNERVWIVDPIDGTNQFVERTGEFDMLIALIVDGRPVVAVTYQPTEDMLLSAVAGHGATIERNGASAPLRLTPLSQETPPRLMTSVWLGYPENFPFFERMAIRMGAPAPLVSTTGISLRRIMPGTQQADAVIGYKLGRTIEEQTFAWEWDFAAPDLIIQEAGGKMTDLHGHLHRYNKRVPRNERGVIFSVDPITNARVVDAIALEQAVQG, from the coding sequence ATGAGCGAATCACGAACCCCCTGGGCGCCCGAACTCGATGTGGCCAAGGCAGCCGCCAGCGCTGCAGGTGCGGCAGTGATGGAGTTCTACGTCGAGCAGTCTGCCGAGAAGTATGTCAAGAAGGACGGCTCGGTCGTTACCGATGCCGATCTGGCCGCGGATAGCATCATCCGTTCCACCATCCTCAACGCGTTTCCAAACGATGCCCTGCTCACCGAAGAAGGCGCGGACGACGAAGCTCGCTTGAGCAATGAGCGGGTTTGGATCGTCGATCCGATCGACGGCACAAACCAGTTCGTCGAACGGACCGGCGAATTCGACATGCTCATTGCGCTGATCGTCGATGGCCGTCCGGTTGTGGCGGTAACGTATCAACCGACGGAAGACATGTTGCTTTCAGCCGTAGCGGGCCACGGCGCCACCATCGAGCGCAATGGCGCGAGCGCGCCCCTTCGCCTCACTCCCCTCTCGCAAGAGACACCGCCACGGCTGATGACTTCGGTCTGGCTGGGGTACCCGGAGAACTTCCCATTCTTCGAGCGAATGGCAATTCGAATGGGAGCACCCGCTCCGCTGGTGTCCACGACCGGCATCTCGCTTCGTCGAATCATGCCGGGGACCCAACAGGCCGATGCGGTGATCGGCTACAAGCTGGGCCGCACGATCGAGGAGCAAACCTTCGCCTGGGAGTGGGACTTCGCCGCCCCCGATTTGATCATCCAGGAGGCCGGCGGCAAGATGACCGACCTGCACGGGCATCTGCACCGCTACAACAAGCGCGTGCCGCGCAACGAACGAGGCGTGATCTTTAGCGTCGATCCCATCACCAACGCGCGCGTCGTCGATGCGATCGCGCTCGAGCAGGCGGTCCAGGGGTAG
- a CDS encoding UvrD-helicase domain-containing protein gives MPGLSDSQRRIVEYDRLDWHMLVIAPPGSGKTHTISQRIAWLLNSGHAEPEAILALTYTNKAGHELKDRIAKRANPHVHASTMHSWAYDLLRDHGREIGLSDGFQVCDEFRRGDIIRLALHAGGYDQVDNNEVIQVGKWISQHKSNPAEVPSQRPPFGQETMAAVEESYRRQLRDQELLDFEDLIWFAGDLLWQFPDVADPLHERLRFVFVDEFHDLSPDQFRLLTAIAPGRKPGRQVLAVADPNQAIYGFRGGNASEMLRRFRAEYRPETFSLRENYRSTGRLVETSNHFIAAGDAPANSVPVRPGVDTPHLHGLPTDVEEAEWVASAVRAANAKGRDFQDIAILYRTHNRANLVEHELLRTGIPVARIQANRFFDDRHVIEGFRYLQLIAALDDLQFEPAINWPRVLVDELTMMQLREAARVHDLRLVQLAAHPELLRETVTPLSALGVERFMRDLDQQVGTVDHARQGVERILPMVRRRRDPIPQGERDNFRSTLHELARAVDSIADTLVDAVHDGLAVRLVFDPDNADHCLAAGMLQRTLESGFGLAVLLGDTCEQRSIPFSLVDLERNAGHFTCTALVYRLCQRLDERFDRSRKQRFVVFDVEATSTHIASAELLQIGAVVVEDGRITGEPFMRWVRPSGPEALSAEVQRITGIRWNDVADAPPPAQALADFLAFVGDTPLVGHNIDAYDLPLIRRLCSEFDLAQPPRFSIDTIKIRRRLHPGEPAGLDALLRPEERRLRREHRADLDARLTARVFIDLMIEIGSERRVSSLGHELPQVAASVALRGRTDPDSALLQIAGRRALELGHGLALTAEGTQLQTGVTASAERALRMIDLVTDPEDAHWDRIEQEWATALGSFERTHNDHDLQTFLRWFQLAVSTDIEHADVNRVVMMSIHAAKGREWPVVFMLGSEDDQYVFSTDLDDAESRRMFYVGMTRAQDVLVVTHAARVNGRAKNPSRFLRDLLLPD, from the coding sequence ATGCCCGGATTATCAGACAGCCAACGCCGCATCGTTGAATACGATCGCCTCGACTGGCATATGCTGGTCATCGCGCCCCCTGGCAGCGGCAAAACCCACACGATCTCGCAGCGGATCGCATGGCTGCTGAACAGCGGTCATGCCGAACCGGAAGCGATTCTGGCGCTTACCTACACCAACAAGGCCGGGCACGAGCTCAAGGATCGCATTGCCAAACGGGCGAATCCGCACGTGCATGCCTCGACGATGCACAGTTGGGCGTACGATCTGCTGCGCGATCATGGCCGGGAAATTGGGCTGTCGGACGGATTCCAGGTATGCGATGAGTTTCGGCGGGGAGACATCATCCGGCTGGCGCTGCACGCGGGCGGCTACGATCAGGTCGACAACAACGAAGTTATCCAGGTTGGCAAATGGATCAGCCAGCACAAGTCCAATCCTGCCGAAGTCCCGTCGCAGCGGCCGCCGTTTGGTCAGGAAACGATGGCGGCGGTCGAGGAGTCATATCGGCGGCAACTGCGAGATCAGGAGCTGCTGGATTTCGAGGACCTCATCTGGTTCGCCGGCGATCTTCTTTGGCAGTTCCCGGACGTCGCCGATCCGCTGCATGAGCGTCTCCGTTTTGTCTTCGTCGACGAGTTCCACGACCTTTCCCCCGATCAGTTCCGGCTTCTGACCGCCATCGCCCCGGGTCGAAAACCTGGCCGGCAAGTGCTCGCGGTGGCCGATCCCAATCAGGCGATTTACGGGTTCCGTGGCGGAAACGCCAGCGAGATGCTGCGGCGCTTCCGTGCGGAGTACCGTCCGGAAACGTTCAGCCTGCGCGAAAACTACCGCTCGACCGGGCGTCTGGTGGAGACCTCAAACCACTTCATTGCAGCTGGCGATGCGCCTGCCAACAGCGTGCCGGTGCGACCCGGTGTGGACACGCCTCACCTGCATGGTCTTCCGACCGATGTGGAAGAAGCGGAATGGGTCGCCAGCGCAGTCAGGGCCGCCAACGCGAAGGGACGGGATTTTCAGGATATCGCCATCCTTTATCGCACGCATAACCGCGCCAATCTCGTCGAGCACGAGTTGTTGAGAACTGGCATCCCCGTTGCGCGTATCCAGGCCAACCGTTTCTTCGACGATCGGCATGTGATCGAGGGATTTCGCTATCTGCAGTTGATTGCCGCACTGGACGATCTCCAGTTCGAACCGGCAATCAACTGGCCGCGCGTGCTCGTCGACGAACTGACCATGATGCAATTGCGGGAAGCAGCCCGCGTGCATGACCTGCGTCTGGTGCAACTCGCGGCGCACCCCGAACTCCTGCGTGAGACGGTCACTCCGCTCTCCGCCCTTGGGGTCGAGCGCTTCATGCGCGACCTCGATCAGCAAGTTGGCACGGTGGACCATGCCCGTCAGGGAGTCGAGCGAATCCTTCCCATGGTCCGCCGGCGCCGCGACCCCATTCCCCAAGGGGAACGAGACAACTTCCGTTCTACGTTGCACGAGTTGGCGCGCGCGGTCGACAGCATCGCCGACACGTTGGTCGATGCGGTCCACGACGGGTTGGCGGTCCGGCTGGTGTTCGATCCGGACAATGCCGACCATTGTCTGGCCGCGGGCATGCTGCAGCGCACGCTCGAATCGGGCTTCGGGCTGGCGGTGTTGCTCGGCGACACGTGCGAGCAACGCTCCATCCCGTTCTCCCTTGTCGATCTGGAACGAAACGCCGGTCACTTTACCTGCACCGCGTTGGTCTACCGACTGTGCCAGCGTCTCGATGAGCGATTCGACCGGTCCCGCAAGCAACGATTCGTCGTGTTCGATGTCGAAGCCACCAGCACCCATATCGCCAGCGCGGAACTGCTGCAGATCGGCGCGGTCGTGGTCGAGGACGGCCGCATCACCGGCGAACCCTTCATGCGCTGGGTACGCCCCTCCGGGCCGGAGGCGCTGTCGGCCGAAGTGCAGCGCATTACCGGCATTCGCTGGAACGATGTCGCCGACGCGCCTCCACCCGCTCAGGCACTGGCCGACTTCCTCGCCTTCGTGGGCGATACGCCGTTGGTGGGGCACAACATCGATGCGTACGATCTACCGCTCATCCGACGTTTATGCAGCGAATTCGATCTCGCCCAGCCGCCTCGCTTCTCGATCGACACCATCAAGATCAGGAGGAGGCTGCATCCAGGCGAACCTGCGGGCCTGGATGCGCTGCTCAGGCCGGAGGAAAGGCGACTGCGCCGGGAGCACCGGGCCGATCTCGACGCGCGCCTGACGGCCCGGGTCTTCATCGATCTGATGATCGAGATCGGATCCGAACGAAGGGTCAGTTCACTCGGTCACGAATTGCCGCAGGTGGCGGCCTCGGTGGCATTGCGGGGGCGCACCGATCCCGACAGTGCCTTGCTGCAGATAGCGGGGCGGCGCGCGCTCGAGCTAGGGCACGGACTCGCGCTGACCGCAGAAGGAACGCAACTGCAAACAGGTGTAACCGCGAGCGCCGAACGGGCATTGCGAATGATCGATCTGGTCACCGACCCAGAGGATGCCCACTGGGATCGGATCGAGCAAGAATGGGCGACCGCGCTCGGTAGCTTCGAGCGCACGCACAATGACCACGATTTGCAGACATTTCTGCGTTGGTTCCAGCTCGCGGTCTCGACCGACATCGAGCATGCGGACGTGAACCGGGTGGTGATGATGTCCATTCATGCCGCCAAGGGCCGTGAATGGCCGGTGGTGTTCATGCTCGGATCGGAAGATGACCAGTATGTCTTTTCCACGGATCTGGATGACGCCGAGTCACGCCGCATGTTCTATGTTGGCATGACCCGTGCCCAGGATGTGTTGGTGGTCACGCACGCCGCGCGGGTCAATGGCCGCGCGAAGAACCCGAGCCGTTTTCTGCGGGACTTGTTGTTGCCTGATTAG
- a CDS encoding LLM class flavin-dependent oxidoreductase: protein MSKHPWVERHQHRIGFAVQGGAAPNDPDPNGVIMRAGLLTEEVGLDAFCIGDHPGNTPEAFVHLAALAQATRRIELGSIVYCIYHRHPVMFARQIADLDQLSSGRALIGLGIGWNAPEFGRLGMALPPVPERQRALEEYVHIVEGVYGPEPFSFAGETFSTADARIYPLPVQRPRPPIIIAGAGAKVTLRQVAQFADACNFGASANTGAVRGVEGVSRSFEILRQHCDAIGRPYDEILRTHFTAWLFIAESESDVAAKKKKYFPNGLTEEQVHTRIFGTPDQIIAYCAELVDAGVQYFVMQTQDAGDLESIELLGREVAPRVRALR, encoded by the coding sequence GTGAGCAAACATCCCTGGGTGGAGCGCCACCAGCATCGAATCGGGTTTGCCGTCCAGGGCGGCGCCGCCCCGAACGATCCCGATCCCAATGGGGTGATCATGCGCGCTGGTCTCCTCACAGAGGAAGTTGGTCTCGACGCATTCTGTATCGGCGATCATCCCGGCAACACGCCTGAGGCCTTCGTGCATCTGGCTGCGCTTGCGCAAGCGACGCGCCGGATCGAGCTTGGCTCGATCGTCTATTGCATCTACCACCGGCATCCAGTGATGTTCGCGCGGCAGATTGCCGATCTCGACCAGTTGAGCTCGGGCCGGGCGCTCATCGGACTTGGAATCGGGTGGAACGCACCGGAATTCGGGCGGTTGGGAATGGCGCTGCCGCCGGTCCCGGAACGGCAACGCGCGCTCGAAGAGTATGTCCACATCGTCGAAGGAGTATATGGACCGGAACCGTTCTCCTTCGCAGGAGAGACGTTTTCCACCGCGGACGCGCGCATCTATCCGCTCCCGGTGCAACGACCGCGACCACCGATCATCATCGCGGGCGCCGGAGCGAAGGTCACATTGCGCCAGGTAGCGCAGTTCGCCGATGCATGCAATTTCGGGGCGAGCGCGAACACCGGCGCGGTGCGCGGCGTGGAGGGAGTCAGCCGCAGTTTCGAAATCTTGCGGCAGCATTGTGACGCTATCGGGCGCCCGTACGATGAAATCCTGCGCACGCATTTCACGGCGTGGCTGTTCATCGCGGAATCAGAATCCGACGTTGCGGCCAAGAAAAAGAAGTACTTCCCGAACGGGTTGACCGAAGAGCAAGTGCACACGCGCATCTTTGGCACCCCAGACCAGATCATCGCCTATTGCGCGGAACTGGTCGATGCTGGCGTGCAGTATTTCGTCATGCAAACTCAGGACGCGGGCGATCTCGAAAGCATCGAGCTCCTGGGTCGTGAGGTAGCGCCCCGGGTGCGCGCCTTGCGTTGA